The following are encoded together in the Phragmites australis chromosome 19, lpPhrAust1.1, whole genome shotgun sequence genome:
- the LOC133900025 gene encoding heterogeneous nuclear ribonucleoprotein 1-like: MEADAGKLFIGGISWDTNEERLREYFDKYGEVVEAVIMRDRATGRARGFGFIVFADPAVAERVIMEKHMIDGRMVEAKKAVPRDDQHALSKSGGSAHGSPGPSRTKKIFVGGLASTVTEADFRKYFEQFGTITDVVVMYDHNTQRPRGFGFITYDSEDAVDKALFKTFHELKGKMVEVKRAVPKELSPGPSMRSPVGGFNYVMGRTNSFLNGYTQGYNPSPVGGYGMRMDARFGLLSGGRSSYPSFGGGYGIGMNFDPGMNPAIGGGSSFNNSLQYGRQLNPYYSANSGRYNSNVSYGGVNDNNGSVFNSLARNLWGNSGLNYSSNSASSNTFVSSGNGGLSGIGNSNVNWGNPPVPAQGASSGSGYGSGNFGYGSSENNFGLGSSAYGRNSGSGGVNTFNQSANGYARNFGDASGGGGSIYGDTTWRSASSELDGTSPFGYGLGNSASDVTAKSSAGYLGH; this comes from the exons ATGGAGGCGGACGCCGGGAAGCTGTTCATCGGCGGCATCTCGTGGGACACCAACGAGGAACGCCTCCGGGAGTATTTTGATAAGTACGGGGAGGTGGTTGAGGCCGTCATCATGCGTGACCGGGCCACCGGCCGCGCCCGGGGCTTCGGATTCATCGTGTTCGCAGACCCCGCCGTCGCGGAGCGGGTCATCATGGAGAAGCATATGATCGACGGGCGCATG GTGGAGGCAAAGAAAGCTGTTCCTAGGGACGATCAGCATGCACTTAGCAAGAGCGGTGGCAGTGCTCATGGATCACCGGGCCCCAGTCGTACCAAGAAGATATTCGTCGGCGGTCTCGCTTCCACCGTGACAGAAGCAGACTTCAGAAAGTATTTTGAGCAGTTTGGGACGATCACTGATGTTGTCGTGATGTATGATCACAACACGCAGCGACCTAGAGGCTTTGGGTTCATCACGTACGATTCAGAAGATGCTGTGGACAAGGCATTGTTCAAGACCTTCCATGAACTGAAGGGTAAGATGGTTGAGGTCAAGCGTGCTGTTCCTAAGGAACTATCGCCTGGACCTAGCATGCGCTCTCCTGTCGGTGGATTCAACTATGTCATGGGTAGGACCAATAGTTTCCTTAATGGATATACGCAAGGTTACAATCCGAGCCCAGTAGGTGGCTATGGAATGAGGATGGATGCAAGATTTGGGCTTCTATCAGGTGGTCGCAGTAGTTATCCTTCTTTTGGTGGTGGTTATGGAATTGGTATGAATTTTGACCCAGGGATGAACCCAGCTATTGGAGGTGGCTCTAGCTTCAACAATAGTCTCCAGTATGGACGGCAGCTTAATCCATACTACAGTGCCAACTCAGGTAGATACAATAGCAATGTTAGCTATGGTGGAGTCAACGATAATAATGGTTCAGTGTTTAACTCGTTGGCTCGTAATCTATGGGGTAATTCGGGGCTTAATTACTCTTCCAACTCCGCAAGCTCTAATACCTTTGTGTCATCTGGAAATGGGGGCCTTAGTGGAATTGGGAACAGCAATGTGAACTGGGGAAACCCTCCTGTGCCTGCTCAAGGTGCTAGCAGTGGCTCCGGCTATGGTAGTGGGAACTTTGGTTATGGATCCAGTGAAAACAACTTTGGTCTGGGTTCCAGTGCTTATGGAAGGAATTCTGGATCAGGTGGTGTCAATACTTTCAACCAATCAGCCAATGGATATGCAAGGAACTTTGGAGATGCCTCAGGAGGTGGTGGCTCCATCTATGGAGACACAACTTGGAGATCTGCATCTTCTGAGCTTGATGGAACCAGCCCATTTGGTTATGGGCTTGGGAATTCAGCATCAGATGTTACAGCAAAGAGCTCAGCAGGTTACTTGGGGCATTGA